In Actinomycetota bacterium, a single genomic region encodes these proteins:
- a CDS encoding Fic family protein has product MIFQTSELTLEDRLVLDEIHATRSELADFLRAPKRWTGGLRRHALAAAIRGSNSIEGYVVEVDDAAAAVDGEEPLSADEQTFAEIRGYRQALGYVLAMSADEHFVIDASAIRGMHFMLLSHDLTKSPGSYRTGPIFVHDEAADAQVYAAPDASTVAGLVDELVASLADDRDDALVQAAMAHLNLVMIHPFRDGNGRLARALQTLVLARRGLAEPTFSSIEEWLGANTPDYYRVLAHTGAGAWHPERDAGLWVSFNLRAHHMQAQTLRGRIRQAVDMWSAIDEVIAAHGLPERTGLALYEAALGYRIRRATYLKRAEVEERTASRDLKALVELDLLAAIGETRARHYVAGGALGPVVAARKDAKTALVDPYPWMQSRLAQPAPSLLP; this is encoded by the coding sequence ATGATCTTCCAGACCTCCGAGCTCACCCTCGAGGACCGGCTGGTGCTGGACGAGATCCACGCCACCCGGTCCGAACTCGCCGACTTCCTCCGCGCACCCAAGCGCTGGACCGGCGGGCTCCGACGCCATGCCCTCGCGGCGGCGATCCGCGGGTCCAACAGCATCGAGGGGTACGTCGTCGAAGTCGACGACGCCGCAGCGGCAGTCGACGGCGAGGAGCCGCTGAGCGCTGACGAGCAGACATTCGCCGAGATCCGCGGCTACCGGCAGGCCCTGGGGTACGTGCTGGCCATGTCCGCCGACGAGCACTTCGTTATCGACGCCTCGGCGATTCGCGGCATGCACTTCATGCTGCTGAGCCATGACCTGACCAAGTCACCGGGCAGCTACCGCACCGGGCCGATCTTCGTCCACGACGAGGCAGCCGACGCTCAGGTCTACGCCGCTCCCGACGCCAGCACCGTGGCGGGACTCGTCGACGAACTCGTCGCTAGCCTCGCCGACGACCGCGACGACGCGCTCGTCCAGGCTGCGATGGCCCACCTCAACCTGGTGATGATCCATCCGTTCCGCGACGGCAACGGACGCCTCGCCCGCGCGCTCCAGACACTCGTCCTCGCCCGTCGCGGCCTGGCCGAACCGACCTTCTCCAGCATCGAGGAATGGCTAGGCGCCAACACCCCCGACTACTACCGAGTGCTCGCTCACACTGGCGCCGGGGCGTGGCACCCCGAACGCGACGCCGGCCTCTGGGTGTCGTTCAACCTCCGCGCGCATCACATGCAGGCTCAGACCCTGCGCGGGCGCATCCGTCAGGCGGTCGACATGTGGTCGGCGATCGACGAGGTGATCGCCGCTCACGGCCTACCCGAGCGGACCGGGCTCGCCCTCTATGAGGCGGCCCTGGGCTACCGCATCCGCCGGGCCACCTACCTCAAGCGTGCCGAGGTCGAGGAGCGTACGGCGAGCCGCGACCTCAAGGCGCTGGTCGAGCTCGACCTACTCGCTGCCATCGGGGAGACCCGAGCACGTCATTACGTGGCCGGCGGTGCACTCGGCCCCGTCGTCGCGGCGCGGAAGGACGCCAAGACCGCCCTCGTCGATCCTTACCCGTGGATGCAGTCACGTCTCGCCCAACCCGCGCCGAGCCTGCTGCCATAG
- a CDS encoding plasmid pRiA4b ORF-3 family protein — protein MRQDVRVATAHQLKITLKDVKPPVWRRVLVPSDYTLAQVQEALLTAMGWAGYHLALFRIGSATYMDNDDDWPDDAIDPSTVRLGDLVGAGDRFTFEYDFGDGWRHQVVVEDVVPALGKQRPVCLDGRRACPPEDVGGPWGYGDFLDAIGDPQHDRHDELLEWIGGSFNASAFDAAETDGIFAALADPT, from the coding sequence CTGCGCCAGGATGTTCGGGTGGCAACGGCGCACCAGCTCAAGATCACCCTGAAGGACGTGAAGCCGCCGGTCTGGCGGCGCGTCCTCGTGCCGAGCGACTACACGCTCGCGCAGGTGCAGGAGGCGCTGCTCACGGCGATGGGGTGGGCCGGCTACCACCTGGCCTTGTTCCGCATCGGCTCCGCCACCTACATGGACAACGACGACGACTGGCCCGATGACGCGATCGACCCCTCGACCGTCCGGCTCGGCGACCTCGTCGGCGCTGGCGACCGGTTCACCTTCGAGTACGACTTCGGCGACGGCTGGCGGCATCAGGTCGTCGTCGAGGACGTCGTGCCCGCCCTGGGGAAGCAGCGCCCAGTCTGCCTCGACGGCCGCCGGGCCTGCCCGCCGGAGGACGTCGGCGGGCCGTGGGGCTACGGCGACTTCCTCGACGCTATCGGCGACCCTCAGCACGACCGCCACGACGAGTTGCTCGAATGGATCGGCGGCAGCTTCAACGCGTCGGCGTTCGACGCGGCCGAGACCGACGGCATCTTCGCTGCGCTGGCCGACCCGACCTGA
- a CDS encoding DNA-binding protein, with protein sequence MPPILLTPEQAARVLGLGRTTVYALMRDGELRSVRLGRSRRIPYASLVEFVERITTLAIDEPAS encoded by the coding sequence GTGCCGCCGATCCTGCTCACTCCGGAGCAGGCCGCCCGAGTCCTCGGCCTCGGTCGCACAACCGTGTACGCCCTCATGCGCGACGGCGAGCTCCGATCCGTCCGCCTCGGTCGATCGCGACGCATCCCCTACGCCAGCCTCGTCGAATTCGTCGAGCGCATCACCACGCTGGCGATCGACGAACCGGCCTCGTGA